A portion of the Staphylococcus felis genome contains these proteins:
- a CDS encoding YfhH family protein, which produces MNKKRLSEMERHEILHEIQTYKEKMRKAEMNGIMNEYDVYQNKVVIAESYLVDLSAIELGKSYQLQDGTHDRFQVERLKGVFAWGYRSSQRATEEGIPVSLLKI; this is translated from the coding sequence ATGAATAAGAAACGTTTAAGTGAGATGGAACGACACGAAATTTTGCATGAGATACAAACTTATAAAGAAAAAATGCGTAAAGCTGAGATGAACGGTATTATGAATGAATACGACGTTTATCAAAATAAAGTCGTGATTGCAGAAAGTTACTTAGTTGATTTGTCTGCAATTGAACTTGGCAAAAGTTATCAATTACAAGATGGCACTCATGATCGTTTTCAAGTAGAACGATTGAAAGGTGTGTTTGCTTGGGGATATCGCTCAAGTCAGAGGGCAACAGAAGAGGGAATACCCGTGTCATTATTAAAAATATAA
- the recX gene encoding recombination regulator RecX: MPNITKIEVQKNHTERFNIYIDEQFAMGISIDTLVHFNLKKGDCIDKSKIQEIELKEYEQHAINEAIQFLSYRKRSGHEIEHHLEQKGYASTVISSALHYCDKHQLIDDNDYAESLKNTMIHTTDKGPEIYRQKLVKAGIDKQIIEKAVQSYVVEQPFQHVVKVARKIANQKKGPAVKVKQKVYQALLQKGYHFETIESVIQELDFNQNPEFVDNLLQRDLEKVYNKYQKKFDGFQLIQKTTDALLRKGYAFDDIKRKLAESGIEDE; this comes from the coding sequence TTGCCAAACATTACTAAAATAGAAGTTCAAAAGAATCATACTGAACGTTTTAATATTTATATAGATGAACAGTTTGCAATGGGAATCTCAATAGATACACTCGTCCATTTTAATTTGAAAAAGGGAGACTGTATTGACAAAAGTAAGATACAAGAAATTGAACTGAAAGAGTATGAACAACACGCAATTAATGAAGCAATTCAATTTTTATCGTATCGCAAACGTTCAGGTCATGAAATAGAACATCATCTTGAGCAAAAAGGATATGCCTCTACAGTGATTTCTTCTGCTTTGCATTATTGTGATAAACATCAACTCATTGACGATAATGATTATGCTGAAAGCCTTAAAAATACGATGATTCATACAACTGATAAAGGTCCTGAAATATATAGACAAAAACTAGTTAAAGCTGGAATAGACAAACAAATCATTGAAAAAGCCGTTCAGTCATATGTAGTAGAACAGCCTTTTCAACATGTTGTGAAAGTGGCACGAAAAATTGCAAATCAAAAAAAGGGACCGGCTGTAAAAGTTAAACAAAAAGTCTATCAAGCACTTCTTCAAAAGGGCTATCATTTTGAAACCATTGAATCTGTAATACAAGAACTTGATTTTAATCAAAATCCAGAGTTTGTGGATAATTTATTGCAACGAGATTTAGAGAAAGTCTATAATAAATACCAGAAGAAGTTTGATGGATTTCAGTTAATACAAAAAACGACAGATGCATTGCTTAGAAAAGGCTATGCGTTTGATGATATTAAACGAAAATTAGCAGAAAGTGGTATTGAGGATGAATAA
- the sgtB gene encoding monofunctional peptidoglycan glycosyltransferase SgtB, which translates to MKRSDRTHHYTEPVNEPHYNTYYRPVGQPPKKQKPKRIFRTVILSIIILLLIFTGIMYVLSEKADVSQLATIEQKESYVSSNAMPNYTVGAFIAVEDKRFYKHNGVDYKGSLRAIFSSVRDRENLQGGSTITQQLVKNFYYDNQQTITRKLKEIFVAKRVEKEYDKEHILSYYLNNIFYGNHNYTIESAADYYFGTTVDTTSSNLPQITVLQSAILASKVNAPSAYDVNNMSPSFINRTKMTLEKMKQQNYISESQYIEALQQLGA; encoded by the coding sequence ATGAAAAGATCCGACCGAACACATCACTATACTGAACCAGTGAATGAACCGCATTATAATACGTATTATAGACCAGTGGGTCAACCACCGAAAAAACAAAAACCAAAGCGTATTTTTAGAACGGTTATTTTAAGTATAATCATACTATTATTAATCTTTACTGGAATCATGTATGTGTTGTCTGAAAAAGCAGATGTGAGTCAGTTAGCAACAATTGAGCAAAAGGAAAGTTACGTTTCATCGAACGCAATGCCTAACTACACTGTAGGGGCGTTTATTGCAGTAGAAGATAAGCGATTTTATAAACACAATGGTGTTGATTATAAAGGGAGTTTAAGAGCTATTTTTTCATCTGTAAGGGATCGGGAAAATTTACAAGGTGGAAGTACCATAACACAACAATTGGTCAAAAATTTTTATTATGATAACCAGCAGACGATTACGAGAAAATTAAAAGAAATATTTGTAGCAAAACGAGTTGAAAAAGAATATGACAAGGAACATATTTTGAGTTATTATTTAAATAACATTTTTTATGGTAATCATAACTATACGATTGAGTCCGCTGCTGATTATTATTTCGGTACAACGGTTGATACGACTAGCTCCAATCTACCACAGATTACTGTTTTACAAAGTGCAATATTAGCAAGTAAAGTGAATGCACCATCAGCTTATGATGTTAACAATATGTCGCCATCATTTATTAATCGAACAAAAATGACGCTCGAAAAAATGAAACAACAAAACTATATCTCTGAATCTCAATATATAGAAGCATTACAACAACTTGGAGCATAG
- a CDS encoding pyruvate oxidase, translating into MAKVKANMGVIRALEAWGIDHVYGIPGDSIDAVVDGLKAAEDSIKFVHVRHEEVASLAAAAYTKLTGKIGVSLAIGGPGAVHLLNGMYDAKMDNVPQLVLSGQADSDKLGTKAFQEIDLPKLFEDVAVYNYQLTDADAPRIFDIVDEAIRTAYQESGVAVLTLPNNILGQKIDDNFPKEVNQTIASPQAPSQQSIEDAARLFNQSKKPVILVGKGAEHAKDEVKAFIEKGKVPTMVTLPAKTTVADDHPYNLGNIGKIGTKPSYQAMQNADLLILAGTNYPYVDYLPKKDIPAIQIDKDFKAIGHRFNIDAPIVGDSQIALQSLTEAIDPVSDRPFLNEMLDHKETWDTWMKEDMKKESKPIRPERLMDAINKVIHKDTVIAADVGTSTVWSTRYLKLGVENKFIISSWLGTMGCALPTAIASRFAFPGRQVIGITGDGAFEMVMQDFATAVQYNLPMVLFVLNNEELSFIKYEQQAAGELEYGIDFSDMDFAKFAEICGGVGLTLKDPEDVDAIVQTAVQQHKPTIVNVYVDRNAAPLPGKIVPEEAKNYAKWAYRSLTEEGKFVFDEMPSISTAIKRFF; encoded by the coding sequence ATGGCAAAAGTAAAAGCAAATATGGGTGTCATTCGAGCACTAGAAGCATGGGGTATTGACCATGTATATGGTATCCCAGGTGACTCAATTGATGCTGTAGTAGATGGACTTAAAGCAGCAGAAGATAGCATTAAGTTTGTACATGTTCGTCATGAAGAAGTTGCAAGTCTAGCCGCTGCAGCATATACAAAATTAACAGGTAAAATTGGTGTTTCTTTAGCTATTGGTGGCCCTGGTGCTGTACATCTTCTTAACGGGATGTATGATGCAAAAATGGACAATGTGCCACAACTTGTTTTATCAGGACAAGCAGATAGCGATAAACTTGGAACGAAAGCTTTCCAAGAGATTGATTTGCCTAAACTATTTGAAGATGTCGCGGTGTACAATTATCAATTAACTGACGCGGATGCACCTAGAATATTTGATATTGTTGATGAAGCGATTCGTACAGCATATCAAGAAAGTGGTGTTGCTGTTTTAACTTTACCTAACAATATTCTCGGACAAAAAATTGACGACAACTTCCCTAAAGAAGTCAATCAAACCATCGCTTCCCCTCAAGCACCTTCTCAGCAATCTATTGAAGATGCTGCTCGATTATTTAACCAAAGTAAAAAGCCAGTCATTTTAGTTGGTAAAGGTGCTGAGCATGCTAAAGATGAAGTCAAGGCATTTATCGAAAAAGGTAAAGTACCAACAATGGTTACATTACCAGCTAAAACAACAGTTGCCGATGACCATCCATACAACTTAGGTAACATCGGTAAAATTGGTACAAAGCCATCATATCAAGCAATGCAAAATGCAGATTTACTCATTTTAGCTGGAACAAACTATCCTTATGTAGACTATCTGCCTAAAAAAGATATCCCAGCTATTCAAATTGATAAAGACTTTAAAGCTATTGGTCATCGATTTAACATTGATGCACCTATCGTTGGCGATAGCCAAATTGCTTTACAATCACTGACTGAAGCGATCGACCCTGTATCTGATCGTCCATTTTTAAATGAAATGCTTGATCACAAAGAAACATGGGATACATGGATGAAAGAAGACATGAAAAAAGAATCTAAACCTATTCGTCCAGAACGTTTAATGGATGCCATTAATAAAGTGATTCATAAAGATACTGTTATTGCAGCTGATGTAGGAACATCTACAGTTTGGTCAACACGTTATTTAAAACTTGGCGTAGAGAATAAATTTATTATTTCAAGTTGGCTAGGTACAATGGGGTGCGCATTACCAACAGCTATTGCATCACGTTTTGCTTTCCCAGGCCGCCAAGTCATTGGTATTACTGGCGACGGTGCATTCGAAATGGTAATGCAAGATTTTGCAACAGCTGTTCAATACAACTTGCCTATGGTACTTTTCGTATTGAACAATGAAGAATTATCATTTATCAAATATGAACAACAAGCAGCTGGGGAACTTGAATATGGCATTGATTTCAGTGATATGGACTTTGCTAAATTTGCTGAAATTTGTGGTGGTGTCGGTCTAACACTTAAAGATCCTGAAGATGTAGACGCGATTGTTCAAACTGCTGTTCAACAGCATAAACCAACTATTGTTAATGTGTATGTTGACCGTAATGCAGCACCACTTCCAGGTAAAATTGTACCAGAAGAAGCTAAAAATTATGCTAAATGGGCATATCGTAGCTTAACTGAAGAAGGTAAGTTTGTATTTGACGAAATGCCATCAATTTCAACAGCTATTAAACGCTTTTTCTAA
- a CDS encoding aminoacyltransferase, which produces MKFTQLSLDEFQAFADHHFSHYTQSDKLYLSEKNAHLVGVKDENNNVIAACLLTEARALKFFKYFYTQRGPMMDYQNTQLVHFFFNALTHYLKRHKGLYVRVDPYILSRVHRTDGEIITSNHNQAWMHTLEQLGYRHQGFDIGYSQISQIRWLSVLNLKDKSENQLLKEMDYQTRRNIKKTYEMDVKIKTLSIDETERFFKLNQMAEEKHHFKFRDLEYFKRLQTIYKDQIMLKLAYIDLESYLEKLRHKITDLESNYTQVQQTLSENPNSKKNKTKLMQLEQQISSTRRKYDEVESLYHTDGRILDLAAAVFIYNSWEVYYLSSGSNPKYNMFMGAYRLQWEMIQFAKEKGIDRYNFYGVTGDFSDTAEDYGVQQFKKGFNAHIEEYVGDFIKPIRPLLYKIAQKR; this is translated from the coding sequence ATGAAATTTACACAACTGTCTTTAGATGAATTCCAAGCATTTGCAGACCATCATTTTAGTCATTATACACAATCTGATAAACTCTATCTATCTGAAAAAAATGCTCATCTCGTTGGAGTGAAGGATGAAAATAATAACGTTATAGCTGCTTGTTTACTTACAGAAGCACGTGCACTCAAGTTCTTCAAATATTTTTATACGCAGCGTGGCCCCATGATGGACTATCAAAATACACAGCTTGTACACTTCTTTTTTAATGCACTTACTCATTATCTAAAACGACACAAAGGATTATATGTTAGAGTAGACCCTTATATCCTATCACGCGTCCATCGCACAGATGGTGAGATCATAACTTCTAATCATAATCAAGCATGGATGCACACACTTGAACAATTAGGATATCGCCATCAAGGCTTTGATATCGGTTATTCTCAAATCAGTCAAATCAGATGGTTATCTGTTTTGAATTTAAAAGATAAAAGCGAAAATCAACTTTTAAAAGAAATGGACTATCAAACACGCAGGAATATTAAAAAGACTTATGAAATGGATGTTAAAATCAAAACGCTCTCAATTGATGAAACTGAACGTTTTTTCAAACTCAATCAAATGGCTGAAGAAAAGCATCATTTTAAATTTAGAGATTTAGAATATTTTAAACGTTTACAAACAATCTACAAAGACCAAATTATGCTTAAACTGGCTTATATAGATCTCGAGTCATATTTAGAAAAACTTCGGCATAAAATAACAGATCTTGAATCTAACTATACTCAAGTGCAACAAACGCTTTCAGAAAATCCAAATTCTAAGAAAAATAAAACGAAATTAATGCAACTTGAACAGCAAATATCAAGTACACGACGAAAATATGACGAGGTTGAATCTTTATATCACACTGATGGTCGAATACTTGATTTAGCAGCTGCAGTATTTATCTATAATTCGTGGGAAGTATATTATTTATCAAGCGGATCAAACCCTAAATATAATATGTTTATGGGCGCATATCGTCTGCAGTGGGAAATGATACAATTTGCGAAAGAAAAAGGTATCGATCGCTATAACTTTTATGGTGTTACAGGCGATTTTTCTGATACTGCTGAAGATTACGGTGTACAACAATTTAAAAAAGGCTTTAATGCTCACATTGAAGAATATGTAGGCGATTTTATTAAACCGATACGGCCTTTACTTTATAAAATCGCTCAAAAACGATAG
- a CDS encoding type 1 glutamine amidotransferase domain-containing protein — translation MAKKVAVLLADEFEDIELTSPKEAIENAGHETVIIGNTANNEVVGKHGEKVTVDVSIADAKPEDYDALLLPGGFSPDHLRGDEEGRYGTFAKHYLKEDLPVFAICHGPQVLIDTDDLGGRTLTAVLNVRKDLSNAGAKVVDESVVVDRNLVTSRVPDDLDDFNREISKQLNG, via the coding sequence ATGGCAAAAAAAGTTGCAGTATTATTAGCAGATGAATTTGAAGATATCGAATTAACAAGTCCTAAAGAGGCAATCGAAAATGCAGGACACGAAACAGTGATTATTGGTAATACTGCTAATAATGAAGTAGTAGGTAAACATGGTGAAAAAGTCACTGTAGATGTTAGTATTGCAGACGCAAAACCTGAAGATTACGATGCTTTACTATTACCTGGCGGATTTTCACCTGACCATTTAAGAGGGGACGAAGAAGGTCGTTACGGTACATTTGCAAAACATTATTTAAAAGAAGATTTACCAGTATTTGCAATCTGCCACGGACCACAAGTGTTAATTGATACGGATGACTTAGGAGGTCGTACGTTAACAGCTGTATTAAATGTACGCAAAGATTTATCAAATGCGGGTGCAAAAGTGGTTGACGAATCAGTAGTGGTTGACCGTAATTTGGTAACAAGCCGTGTTCCAGATGATTTAGATGATTTCAATAGAGAAATTAGCAAGCAATTAAACGGCTAA
- a CDS encoding SE1561 family protein, giving the protein MKEPQTMKQVKERLSQFLEDIDHVNPNDVDVAEIDEWIKLLDQLEEKVSQFRK; this is encoded by the coding sequence ATGAAAGAGCCACAAACAATGAAACAAGTTAAAGAAAGATTATCGCAGTTTTTAGAAGATATTGATCATGTCAATCCTAATGATGTTGATGTGGCAGAAATTGATGAATGGATTAAACTGTTAGATCAACTTGAGGAAAAAGTAAGTCAATTTCGTAAGTAA
- the yfkAB gene encoding radical SAM/CxCxxxxC motif protein YfkAB, whose protein sequence is MSHLRKSPISIQNDPWEAYLDIDKHGHLTLSNVEFTTTNLCNMRCSHCAVGYTLQTKDPNTLPMKLILQRLDEIPTLRTISITGGEPMFSKKSIREVVKPLIKYAYQRGIYVQMNSNLTLPLDRYLDIAEYIDVMHISHNWGTRDTFANIGFGAMQKQPPLKAKMQLYEQMITNANHLSEQGMFVSAETMLNKSTQPHLEKIHHEVVYDMKCSRHEIHPMYPADFASQLEVLSLREIKSTIDSLLDRRDPNTWMLFGTLPIFPCIGDEYDQQLLSKLQSAPNVTLRNDPDGRSRLNVNVFTGDVIVTDFGDETGTISNIQSDKLTDVFNQWLNSSLSQSINCHCPKFRCLGPNLLVKNMYYPDKNFKVQEQLMHEKYHQVLM, encoded by the coding sequence ATGTCACACTTACGAAAATCACCCATTTCTATCCAAAACGACCCTTGGGAGGCATATTTAGATATTGACAAACATGGCCATTTGACATTAAGTAACGTTGAATTTACGACAACAAACTTATGTAATATGCGTTGTAGTCATTGTGCTGTCGGTTATACTTTGCAAACTAAAGACCCAAATACTTTACCAATGAAGCTCATTCTTCAACGATTAGATGAAATACCGACATTAAGAACTATTTCAATTACTGGCGGCGAACCGATGTTTTCAAAAAAATCCATACGTGAAGTCGTGAAACCCCTGATTAAATACGCTTACCAAAGAGGTATCTATGTTCAAATGAACTCAAATTTAACGTTACCTCTTGATCGTTATTTAGATATTGCAGAGTATATTGATGTGATGCATATTTCTCATAACTGGGGAACGCGTGATACATTCGCTAATATTGGATTTGGTGCAATGCAAAAGCAGCCTCCACTAAAAGCGAAAATGCAATTATATGAACAGATGATTACAAATGCAAATCACTTAAGTGAACAAGGGATGTTTGTATCAGCAGAGACCATGCTGAACAAAAGTACCCAGCCTCATCTCGAAAAAATTCATCATGAAGTGGTTTATGATATGAAATGTAGCCGTCATGAAATTCATCCAATGTATCCTGCAGACTTTGCAAGTCAACTTGAAGTACTATCATTAAGAGAGATTAAATCTACAATTGATTCATTGTTAGATCGACGAGATCCTAATACGTGGATGCTGTTTGGAACGCTTCCTATTTTCCCATGTATTGGCGATGAATATGATCAACAATTACTTTCTAAGCTTCAATCTGCTCCAAATGTCACGCTACGAAATGATCCTGATGGTCGAAGTCGATTAAATGTAAATGTTTTTACTGGAGATGTTATTGTTACAGACTTTGGAGATGAAACGGGGACGATTTCAAATATTCAAAGTGACAAGTTGACTGATGTTTTTAATCAATGGCTAAACAGCTCATTATCGCAGTCAATTAATTGTCACTGTCCTAAATTCAGATGTTTAGGCCCTAATTTATTAGTTAAAAATATGTATTATCCTGATAAAAACTTTAAAGTTCAGGAACAACTCATGCACGAAAAATACCATCAAGTTTTAATGTAG
- a CDS encoding acyl-CoA thioesterase, whose product MTKLTKKSMKDAKTFKSRQVFPQDTNHLGTLFGGTMMANIDEIAAICAKKHAGATVVTASTDSVDFLKPIKNGDILTYVAMVSYAGKSSMEVCIQILIEDIYNNDRHLAGLSFLTFVALNEEGKPTAVPEVYPETEEEKWFHDTAEVRVKRRKERREESKKTIDFLSNIKNED is encoded by the coding sequence ATGACAAAATTAACGAAAAAGTCTATGAAAGACGCTAAGACATTCAAATCAAGACAAGTCTTTCCACAAGATACCAATCACTTAGGAACATTGTTTGGTGGTACGATGATGGCTAATATTGATGAGATTGCGGCTATTTGTGCTAAAAAGCATGCTGGAGCAACTGTTGTTACAGCTTCAACAGACTCAGTAGACTTTTTAAAGCCTATTAAAAATGGCGATATTTTGACTTATGTAGCAATGGTGTCATACGCAGGCAAATCTTCTATGGAAGTGTGCATACAAATATTAATAGAAGATATTTATAATAACGATCGTCATTTAGCAGGTTTAAGTTTCTTGACGTTCGTGGCACTAAATGAAGAAGGTAAACCAACAGCAGTCCCAGAAGTTTACCCAGAAACTGAAGAAGAAAAATGGTTTCATGATACTGCAGAAGTTCGAGTTAAAAGAAGAAAAGAACGACGAGAAGAAAGTAAAAAAACGATAGACTTTTTGTCAAATATCAAAAATGAAGATTAA
- a CDS encoding aminopeptidase, producing MTTQEKLRKYAELLVKVGLNVQKGQPVFIRSSVDAIELTRLIVKEAYKRGASDVRVKYEDAILKRYAFEYEAASHFESHIKSYDVDERMDYAKRGASNLALITEDPNLLNGIDSDKLRAAQFARGQAFKPYMVQSQKNAFPWVVACYPSSEWAKRVYPELDEKAAFDRFLEDIFAIVRVNSEDTIKDWEIHTQQLKEKTDLLNRKAYQSLHYIAKGTDLTIGLPQNHIWEHPISYTPKGQSFVANIPTEEVFTAPHAHRVNGYVTNTLPLSYNGTIIDGFTLTFKDGKVVDYTAKQGEEVLKSLLETDEGAKRLGEVALVPDDSPISNRNTIFYNTLFDENASCHLALGAAYSFNIKGGTDMSDEERFKHGLNDSLTHVDFMIGSSDLTIYGETSDGTKELIFENGNWANIKE from the coding sequence ATGACAACTCAAGAAAAATTACGTAAATATGCTGAATTATTAGTTAAAGTTGGACTAAACGTTCAAAAAGGTCAACCTGTATTTATACGATCATCAGTCGATGCGATTGAATTGACAAGATTAATTGTAAAAGAAGCATATAAAAGGGGAGCTTCTGATGTTCGTGTTAAATATGAAGATGCTATCTTAAAGCGTTATGCTTTTGAGTACGAAGCGGCATCTCATTTTGAAAGTCATATCAAATCATATGATGTAGATGAGCGCATGGATTATGCGAAGCGAGGCGCATCTAATCTTGCATTAATTACAGAAGATCCAAACTTATTAAATGGCATTGACTCTGATAAATTAAGAGCGGCACAATTTGCAAGAGGTCAGGCGTTCAAACCATACATGGTGCAATCACAAAAGAACGCATTTCCATGGGTTGTTGCATGCTATCCTTCTAGTGAATGGGCGAAACGTGTTTACCCTGAACTCGATGAAAAGGCTGCATTTGATCGCTTTTTAGAAGATATTTTCGCTATTGTACGTGTGAATAGTGAAGACACCATTAAAGATTGGGAAATACATACGCAGCAACTGAAAGAGAAAACTGATTTGTTGAATCGAAAAGCCTATCAGTCATTACACTACATTGCAAAAGGTACTGATTTGACAATAGGACTGCCACAAAATCATATATGGGAACATCCAATTAGTTATACACCAAAGGGCCAGTCGTTTGTGGCTAATATTCCTACTGAAGAAGTTTTTACAGCACCACATGCACATCGAGTCAATGGATATGTTACAAATACTTTGCCACTAAGTTATAATGGTACAATTATCGATGGATTTACTTTAACATTTAAAGATGGCAAAGTAGTTGATTATACAGCAAAACAAGGAGAGGAAGTACTCAAATCTCTCCTAGAAACAGATGAAGGTGCTAAACGATTAGGCGAAGTGGCACTCGTTCCTGATGATTCTCCAATTTCAAATCGCAATACGATTTTTTATAATACGTTATTTGATGAAAATGCATCGTGCCATCTTGCATTAGGAGCTGCCTATTCGTTTAATATTAAAGGTGGTACTGATATGTCAGATGAAGAACGATTCAAGCATGGATTAAATGATTCGCTCACACATGTTGATTTTATGATCGGTAGTTCTGATTTAACGATTTACGGTGAGACTTCTGACGGTACGAAAGAACTTATTTTCGAAAATGGGAATTGGGCTAACATTAAAGAATAG
- a CDS encoding DUF1128 domain-containing protein yields MASHSIEHMILEIRDRLNLVNKGLIDPENFSESNQEEIEDIYAFVMSKSNFTPSEMSGITEALGQIRKS; encoded by the coding sequence TTGGCATCACATAGTATAGAACATATGATATTAGAAATTCGAGACCGACTCAATTTAGTCAATAAAGGTCTTATAGATCCTGAAAACTTTAGTGAATCAAATCAAGAAGAAATTGAAGATATTTATGCATTTGTAATGTCTAAATCAAATTTTACACCTAGTGAAATGTCAGGCATTACGGAAGCACTCGGACAAATTCGTAAGTCATAA
- a CDS encoding low molecular weight protein-tyrosine-phosphatase gives MTTVAFVCLGNICRSPMAEAIMRQRLEDRKISDIDVYSRGTGRWNLGEPPHEGTQKILNTHGISFDGMISELFTENDDFDYIIAMDQSNVDNIRYINPNTNGKIFKLLDFSNMDETDVPDPYYTNNFEGVYDMIQSSCDNLIDFIIEDTRKGSH, from the coding sequence ATGACAACAGTTGCATTTGTATGTCTAGGAAATATTTGTCGTTCTCCTATGGCTGAAGCGATTATGCGTCAGCGTTTAGAAGATCGCAAAATTTCAGACATTGATGTTTACTCTCGTGGTACAGGTCGGTGGAACCTAGGTGAGCCACCACATGAGGGAACGCAAAAAATATTAAACACACATGGTATTTCATTTGATGGGATGATTAGCGAATTATTCACCGAAAATGATGATTTTGATTACATTATTGCAATGGACCAAAGTAATGTGGATAATATAAGATATATCAACCCAAATACTAATGGTAAGATATTTAAACTACTTGATTTTAGTAATATGGATGAAACGGATGTCCCAGATCCTTATTACACAAATAATTTTGAAGGTGTCTATGACATGATACAATCATCATGTGATAACTTAATAGATTTTATCATCGAAGACACGAGAAAGGGGTCGCATTAA
- a CDS encoding YtxH domain-containing protein — MQNKLVPGIVIGALVGGAITLIDKNTRRSLKESKNNIKAKQHSNQPSKLSKLTDEIMYWKNTIDEIRRNNPELERSLRNAKETFVERKNNKQIGL; from the coding sequence ATGCAAAACAAATTAGTACCGGGAATTGTAATTGGAGCTTTAGTAGGTGGCGCTATTACACTTATTGACAAAAATACGCGTCGCTCTCTTAAAGAATCAAAAAACAATATCAAAGCAAAGCAACATTCCAATCAGCCTTCTAAGCTTTCAAAACTGACTGATGAAATTATGTATTGGAAAAATACAATCGATGAAATTCGTCGTAACAATCCTGAGCTTGAGCGCTCTTTACGTAACGCAAAAGAGACTTTCGTTGAACGTAAAAATAACAAGCAAATTGGTCTTTAA